AGATCATctaccattaaaccatgtcactaagttCTACATGCTCACAACTCTGAAGACCTTCAATGTTGGCAACTCAACTACATCAATGGGCAGCCTTTATGAATATTTCACAGTCTTTTCAGTGAAACACAATTCCCTAATATCCAATGTAAACCTCCACTGCAGCAATCTGAGGCCATTTCCTATTGTTTTATCACATGGTTCCTGGCAACAGGCTGATTCCCACTTTGCTGTAGCCCccctttaaggtaattgtagaaCACGATTAgatctgccctgagcctcctttgctgtagactaaacaaccccatcTCCATCAGCCGCTCCTAATGAGAtctgttctctagacccttcaacAGCTCCGTTGCCCTGCGTTGACCTGCTTCAGCACCTCAGTAACCTTATGTAGTGAGGGGTCCAAAAGTGATCACAGTATTTGAGGTGTAGCCTCACGAGAGccgagtacagagggacaatcacttccatAGTCCTTCTGGGTggactatttctgatacaagtcCGGATGCTGCTGGATCTCTCGTCCATACTGCTGGTTATTGACCAATACTCGGAGGTAGCTATTGGCCAGCCAGCTTTTGAGCCAGTCTTCTTTTCCCAgtctgtagcactgcatgggatTGCTGTGACCCAAACAAAGGACCCATCACTTAGCCTTCTGGCCCCATAGACTTGCATATGTCTAAGTAGTTTATCAGGTTGCTGACCATTTCCTTGTGGATTATGAGGTCTTCATTCTGCTTCCTGTCCCTGTCTACCAGGTAGTCAGGAGATTGGGTACCCAGAGAAAAATAGGTCTTGTTGCTAAAGACTATGACCAAAACACATTGGGGCGATCATCTCTTGTCACTGTGTTTCCCCTCCACATTCAATAACGGATGGAGCTTGTCTTTGgccttccttttcttgtttttgtatttataaaataatttttgatgtCTTAATGACGaatagccagcttgagctccagctgggctttggccctAATAATTTTCACTTCACGCAACCTAAAACATCTCCTGAGTAATGGAAGTACATCCCTGGAATTTCATTCTATCTAATGCTGaggcatatttaaaaaaaaggaaatctgtaGAGTGACAGTGAAGTCCTTCATTTGtgcaattttcacatttttgccTTGTTTGCTGTGGACTGGGCCTGAGTGAGACAGAGACCCCTAAAAAGATGGGAAGATCTACTAGAAAAGAACTTCTTTGATATATCTCTCTTTCAGTAAAGTGTCAGAGAATTATAtgcccttttctttctgctctcaCCTATGGTGAGAAGTAGGATGTTGTCcatgacagaaataaagaatGTGACTGCAGACTAGAAAGGCTTAGAGCCTGGAAAATAGTTGGATCAGTGTGTCTTTGGCTGGGGAATGCTCTGGTTTCATGCCTGATGCCAAGGGCTATGCCATTTCTGTTCTGATCATGGTGTTCCTGTCCTAAGGGGCAATGATGTTTCCCTGAGAATAAAGTATTTGGCAGAAAGTGCCTATGGAGTAGAGGTGTCTGAGGTGAAAGGGTGCAGACTGGAGTCACCACCATGTATGAAGGTGATGTCACAGAAGAGCAGAAGGGTACTGTGGGAGCAGGTGTTCCATGAAAGCAATAATCTAGGGCTGTAACTGATGCCAAGTACTGATGTAATAACCATTAGCCATGAATGTGAATGCTGACTGTGTAGAATGAGATCCAGTGATTCAGCATGACAGAATGAGGAAAATATGACTGATGCTTAATGCTCGAGATATTTCATGGtctttgttggctttttttctcaaatgaatGTATTGGACGTGTTTGATAAGTGATGCCAAATTCTGCCCTCATCTTACACCTCTGTGTACACTGGCATGCTCGTGTCCCATGGTTCTCTGATACGTTCAAAGTGAATGccctggggttttcttctgttttgtgtgtacgCATTTTTCTGGAAAACCATTACAGTGAATGGAAGCTAGAAAATCATCTTCTGCTGTTGTGATCTCCAAGACTGCATTTATAGTGGGGGAAACTGATCAGAGAGTGCCCAGACTGGCTTGATAAATAACACGGATGTGGAGTGCGTGCAAAGGCTTCTCAGAGAGCTGAAGGGCCATGTTGGTTCCTTGATGTTGCACATGTACAGGGAGAACTGTTTTATATCAGTTGTTGACATTGGAACGACAGCACAAATTATCAACGAATGTAAGATTTAAATGAATATAAAGTGGTGGAGAGACAAGGAAATATTCATTCAAGAAGGACTGCAAAAACCTTCTCTGGAATTCCTTGAAGTGAGTGTCCTGCAAATGTTGTGTAACGGTGATCATTACTTTGAGGCCTAATTAACACGAATAATTTTACCTACAATGCAGTAGAACTAAGATATCAGGAGAAACACTCTACATTCCCTGTGCTCATAACTAACCTGAAGACCGGAATGCATTCCATCTTCTCCTCGAAGAAGAGAAGGCGTTGCAGAAGCAAGCGCACCGAGTCTGGGCCTTATCACAGGGGAATGCGCCGTGTCGCCGTGTCCGCGGGGACCGAAGGTTTCCGCGGAAGAGGCAGGGCGGCGGCGCTCGCTGTGAGCCGTGCGTGCAGTGCCGGTCGGAGGCTGCGGGCGCCGCTGTTCACCacggaggagaggagaggaaggagcggagcgctgcagccagccccgccCGCTGCGGCCGGCTCGCCCGCTCTCTCGCTGTATCGGCGGCCGTGCGGGATGCGAGCGGCCCTGCGGTACCGAGCAGAGCTACATAGAGGTCCAGCGAGGCGGAGGGTCTGGCGATAGCGGACGGCGGCGGGGCCGGTACCGGAAAAGGGAAACGGAGCAGGAACCGGAGAAGGAGTCTGAACCGAAGTACTAAGCGAAGAGTCGAGCGGCGTAGAGCTGTCCGCGGGCGTCCGGTGGCGGCGGGGCGTGTCGGAGATGTGCGCTGCGAGAGAAGGGCGCTGGGGCCGGAGGCAGCGAGCGCTGCTGTGCTACGTGTTGGTGGCGGCGTGGGAGGCGGCGTGGGGACAGCTGCGCTACTCGGTGCCCGAGGAGCTGCCCAAGGGCTCTTTCGTGGGCGATGTGGCCAAGGACCTAGCGCTACAGCTGGGGGCGCTCCACGAACGCGGCGCCCGAGTGGTGTCAGCAGATAGGACGCAGTATTTCGCTCTGCATGCGAACAGCGGCCACCTGGTGACGGCGGAGAGGCTGGATAGAGAGCAGCTGTGCGAGGGCGTGCAGCGATGCGTGCTGCGCTGTGAGGTGATCGTGGAGGGCGAGATGAAAGTTTACGAGATCGAAGTGGAAATCACGGACATTAACGACAACGTGCCTAGCTTCCGAGAGGCTGAAAAAGAACTGAGAATGAGCGAGATGACAGCTCCCGGGTCCCGGTTTTCTCTCTCTAAGGCTCGCGACCCGGACGTGGGAGTGAATTCCCTGCAGAGCTACGAGCTGAGCGGCGACGAGCACTTCTCGCTGTCCGTGCAGGCGGGAGCCGACGGCGAGAAGCGTCCCGAGCTGGTGCTGGCCAAGGCGCTGGACCGGGAGGAGGCGGCGTTTCACGAGCTGGTGCTGAGGGCGAGCGACGGCGGCGAGCCGGTACGGACGGGCACGGCGCGCATCCGCGTGTCTGTGCTGGACGCCAACGACAACGCGCCCGTGTTCAGCCAGGCGGTGTACGCTGTGCGCGTGCCCGAGGACGTGCCCGTGGGCTCCACCTTGCTCACCCTCACGGCCACCGACGCCGACGAGGGACTCAATGCCAACGTGAAATACTCCTTTAAAGAAATTTCCACGAAGGCTTCGAAGGTAATTGACCTGGATCCCGAGAGGGGATCGATCAAGCTGTTGAGGAGCCTGGACTTCGAGGAAGGCGACTCCTACGAAATGGAGGTCCAGGCACACGATCACGGAGAGCTTTTCGACACGGCCACGGTCTCGATTTCGGTGAGCGACGTGAACGACAACGCGCCCGAGATTTCGGTGCGGTCGGCGCTGAGCGAGATCTCGGAGGACGCGCCGCCGGGGACGGTGGTGGCCCTGCTGCACGTGCAGGACCGCGACTCGGGCGCCAACGGCGAGGTGCGGTGCTCGCTGGTCGGCGACGTGCCGTTCCGTCTGCGGAGCTCGGTGGGCAGCTACTACAGCGTGGTGACGGCGCGGGAGCTGGACCGGGAGGAGGTGTCGGAGTACAACGTGACGGTGTGGGCGTCGGACGGCGGGTCGCCGTCGCTGCGGAGCAGCGCGGTGCTGGCGCTGCGCGTGCTGGACGTGAACGACAACGCGCCGGTGTTCGCGGAGGCGCGCTACAGCGCCCGTCTGCCCGAGAACAACGCCGAGGGCGCGCTGGTGCTGACGGTGCGGGCGTGGGACGCGGACTGGGGGCAGAACGCGCGCGTGAGCTACCGGCTGGCGGAGGGGCGCGTGCGGGGCGCGCCGCTGTCGTCCTACGTGTCGGTGCAGGCGGAGACGGGCGCGCTGTACGCGCTGCGCTCGTTCGACTACGAGGAGGTGCGCGAGGTGGGGCTGTGCGTGCGGGCGGAGGACGGCGGCGCGCCGGCGCTGAGCAGCAACGTGTCGGTGCGGCTGCTGATCGTGGACGAGAACGACAACGCGCCGCAGGTGCTGTACCCGCCGCCGTCGTCGTCGGCGGGAGCGGGCTGGACGGGCGTGGAGCTGGCGCCGCGCTCGGCGGAGCCCGGCGCGCTGGTGGCCAAGGTGGTGGCGGTGGATGCGGACGCGGGGCAGAACGCGTGGCTGTCCTACGAGCTGGCCAGGGCGACGGAGCCGGGGCTGTTCCGCGTGGGGCTGCACAGCGGCGAGGTGCGCACGGCGCGCTCGCCGCTGGCCCGCGACGCGCCCAGGCAcagcctggtggtggtggtgaaggaCCAGGGCCGGCCGGCGCTGTCGGCCACGGCCACGCTGACGGTGGTGCTGGCCGAGAGCGTGGCCGAGCTGCTGTCGGAGCTGGGCAGCGCGGCGGCGCCGGCCGAGCCCGGCGGCAGCCTGACGCGCTGGCTGGTGCTGGCCGTGGCGGCCGTGTCGTGCCTCTTCGtcgccttcctgctgctgctgctggcgctgcGCCTGCGGCGCTGGCGCCGCTCGCAGCTGCTGCCGCCGGCCAGCGGCGCCTTGCGCGGCGTGCCGGCCTCGCACTTCGTGGGCATCGACGGCTTCCGCGCCTTCCTGCACTCCTACTCGCACGAGGTGTCGCTCACGGCCGACTCGCGCAAGAGCCAGCGGCGCTGGGCGGCCGACAGCTGCTGCAACACGCTCCCGGCGCGGCCGCCGCCCGACAAGGCCGCGCCGCTGCTCGGGGAAGACGCTGCCGGCGCCCGCGGCGCACCGCCCGACGCCCTCCCGGTGAGTCAGTCGCTCCGGACACCCCGACGCCCTCCGTCTCGGCGCTTGCCTCCCTTCCTGCTCCTTGCCTTTCCTTCCCCACTGTCGTTCCCCTTAAAATGTTCCTGAATTATAAGCCCTTATTAGTGATCGACATATATTTAGAAGCTAATCATTAAGAGTGGTTGAATTGAATGCTTTGAATGTAGAATGAAGTTGAGATCTTGGTTCTGAATTTGAAAAGAAGGTGTGATAAGTGGTGATATTGTTTGGGCAGTGGTATGATTTGATTGTGAATGGCAATTTCTGTAGCATATATTACgtttgattttataattttgagAATGCCTGCAGCATTTTTGCACCATTTGATCCTGGTTTTGCTTTCCTCAAAGCCAATGCCAATCTTTTGATGCTATAGTATTCTGCAGAGAAACTGCTTGTAGAGCTATGATGTCTGTGTATAATGGCTTCTAATACATGTACCTATAAAAATCCTTCTTAATTCACCTCCTTAATCTGCTTTGTGCTATAGTGTTTCTCCCTAGTTGTATTCCATTTTCAGATCTTTCTTTTCAGGAAGCTTTTGCttcatattttgcatttctcGATTGGCCTTTTACATTATAAATTCGAAGTTAGTATTGCATCAATTCGTTATTTCCCTTGAGACGTTCCTATCAGCCATCAGGAGACAAATATTTGTGTGTAAGGGAAATGAAACGGAAGCTCAAACTGAATCTATTTTCTGTGCTCTCAATTCTTATATTC
The genomic region above belongs to Anas platyrhynchos isolate ZD024472 breed Pekin duck chromosome 14, IASCAAS_PekinDuck_T2T, whole genome shotgun sequence and contains:
- the LOC139998672 gene encoding protocadherin gamma-A12-like; this translates as MCAAREGRWGRRQRALLCYVLVAAWEAAWGQLRYSVPEELPKGSFVGDVAKDLALQLGALHERGARVVSADRTQYFALHANSGHLVTAERLDREQLCEGVQRCVLRCEVIVEGEMKVYEIEVEITDINDNVPSFREAEKELRMSEMTAPGSRFSLSKARDPDVGVNSLQSYELSGDEHFSLSVQAGADGEKRPELVLAKALDREEAAFHELVLRASDGGEPVRTGTARIRVSVLDANDNAPVFSQAVYAVRVPEDVPVGSTLLTLTATDADEGLNANVKYSFKEISTKASKVIDLDPERGSIKLLRSLDFEEGDSYEMEVQAHDHGELFDTATVSISVSDVNDNAPEISVRSALSEISEDAPPGTVVALLHVQDRDSGANGEVRCSLVGDVPFRLRSSVGSYYSVVTARELDREEVSEYNVTVWASDGGSPSLRSSAVLALRVLDVNDNAPVFAEARYSARLPENNAEGALVLTVRAWDADWGQNARVSYRLAEGRVRGAPLSSYVSVQAETGALYALRSFDYEEVREVGLCVRAEDGGAPALSSNVSVRLLIVDENDNAPQVLYPPPSSSAGAGWTGVELAPRSAEPGALVAKVVAVDADAGQNAWLSYELARATEPGLFRVGLHSGEVRTARSPLARDAPRHSLVVVVKDQGRPALSATATLTVVLAESVAELLSELGSAAAPAEPGGSLTRWLVLAVAAVSCLFVAFLLLLLALRLRRWRRSQLLPPASGALRGVPASHFVGIDGFRAFLHSYSHEVSLTADSRKSQRRWAADSCCNTLPARPPPDKAAPLLGEDAAGARGAPPDALPVSQSLRTPRRPPSRRLPPFLLLAFPSPLSFPLKCS